In Gigantopelta aegis isolate Gae_Host chromosome 14, Gae_host_genome, whole genome shotgun sequence, the following proteins share a genomic window:
- the LOC121389485 gene encoding receptor-type guanylate cyclase gcy-12-like translates to MTVAMMWCKGEQCFFLVIVTSFLRKSWQMVNISGAGASFPLNVYTSWMPGFETYRHRFKDVDITYESIGSGGGKARIKNETGPPVDYAGSDSPLSDEDYQKYPDLEMFPTMAGAVVCVFNLPGILHLNMTIHQLARIYSGQITWWNDSSLVEINPKVTLPHKKIITIARRDKSGTTEIFTRTISAVDSIWQQQYGVFSSGLDDNDKPYHWDPEAVRVFGLTNKGLSGMLLSIRYSIGYLILSEAASTKLGYAFLQNRAGHFIAPTTTAVQKAMTATISRFKSKMTASLSNPLGNKSYPMAGYTYFIIRKTKITNCETAKELVRYIEWFFTNRIAKEYCLKSNMVPLPFSLYHRIINMILYKVTCHGHNVHAMIRAENNKKSEIIETWELALYICASLFGVLVIAGAVYYAVIKTKTWREVLENKWKIESFEIDFCSVSMPKFNTRTTRHIVFIKNKIQPSPEGDFHPVTPTMPSQVGEWQGKMVYLKSLEMHRYLSYDKKKKLLWMAKTIQHKNVTRFYGISHLNDVYHSVMDYHTKGSLSQFLHQSNLKTNNDLNFSISYEIVSGMKFLHKNNIVHGDLCSKNCYFDNNWSLKISDWHCEILEARTRKHVDYDNIKNVTTFDDKAFWTAPELLQRNGVVTKSSDVYSFGMAMHEIFSRNELYSEFSNSKSPGEVLVDIISTSLRPRLSSKTPYMAQVIMELAWDSDAEIRPSFATIEDKIMKTSTRGHVVVDSIIHLLEDYIGELEETVEKIETRDKTMSRDKTPDKQSNQTKLPDKNSNEAPVTSAIRLSSMPDGRPKPLEFCSVTVVVCNVYDFHSLVTRFPPGLIVEMLTKLFQALDDITLKLDIYRLDLSSTSYKAVAGLPETCENHAQIAAQAALEFATVARTVFVHPLTKETTRLKVGLSSGSVFVSCTKTGKQGCRYFFFGDALMISAKMAEYAHKTTVLASESTKELLGAEFLTVPKLDLIPWKDTSLRTFWLIGNKNSPDKQQLD, encoded by the exons ATGACGGTTGCCATGATGTGGTGTAAAGGTGAACAGTGTTTCTTTTTGGTCATcgtgacgtcatttctccgaAAGTCGTGGCAGATGGTAAACATCAGCGGCGCGGGAGCCTCGTTTCCGCTCAACGTGTACACATCGTGGATGCCCGGTTTTGAGACGTATCGGCATCGGTTCAAGGATGTTGATATTACGTATGAGAGCATCGGCAGCGGCGGCGGAAAAGCCCGAATTAAAAACGAAACCGGTCCCCCGGTAGATTATGCCGGGTCAGATTCTCCGTTGTCAGATGAGGATTACCAAAAATATCCGGACCTTGAAATGTTTCCAACCATGGCAGG GGCTGTCGTTTGCGTGTTCAATCTACCTGGAATACTCCACCTCAACATGACGATTCATCAGCTGGCTAGAATATACAGTGGACAGATCACTTGGTGGAATGACTCATCTCTAGTGGAAATAAACCCCAAAGTCACCTTACCACACAAAAAGATCATTACCATCGCGAGGCGTGACAAGTCCGGTACAACAGAGATTTTCACAAGGACAATCAGCGCTGTTGATTCCATCTGGCAGCAGCAGTATGGAGTCTTCAGCTCGGGGTTGGACGACAATGATAAGCCGTACCATTGGGACCCCGAGGCTGTTCGCGTGTTTGGCCTGACGAACAAAGGCCTGTCGGGTATGCTGCTGTCCATTCGATATTCCATCGGCTACCTCATCTTGTCTGAAGCAGCGTCAACGAAACTGGGCTACGCGTTTCTACAGAACAGAGCAGGCCACTTCATCGCCCCAACCACCACTGCTGTCCAGAAAGCCATGACGGCCACCATCTCTAGATTCAAGTCGAAAATGACGGCCTCGCTGTCAAATCCTCTGGGAAATAAATCCTATCCAATGGCTGGGTATACATACTTCATCATTAGGAAAACTAAGATTACCAACTGTGAGACGGCTAAAGAACTCGTCAGATATATTGAATGGTTCTTCACTAACCGCATCGCAAAGGAATACTGCTTAAAGTCTAACATGGTGCCTTTGCCCTTCAGTTTGTACCATCGCATCATTAACATGATTTTGTACAAGGTAACTTGCCATGGTCATAATGTGCATGCTATGATTAGggcagaaaacaacaaaaagagtGAAATCATCGAGACTTGGGAACTTGCACTGTACATCTGCGCCTCACTGTTCGGAGTGTTAGTCATCGCGGGGGCTGTGTATTACGCAGTGATTAAGACGAAGACCTGGAGAGAGGTACTTgaaaataaatggaaaatagAATCTTTTGAGATCGATTTCTGCAGCGTATCTATGCCCAAATTTAACACCAGAACCACTAGACATATAGTGttcatcaaaaacaaaatccaaccATCTCCAGAAGGTGATTTTCATCCCGTGACTCCCACAATGCCGTCTCAGGTGGGAGAATGGCAAGGGAAAATGGTGTATCTGAAATCACTGGAGATGCATCGATATTTGTCATACgacaagaaaaagaaattgCTGTGGATGGCGAAGACGATACAGCATAAGAACGTGACCAGGTTTTACGGTATTTCTCACTTAAATGACGTGTATCACTCCGTGATGGACTACCACACGAAAGGATCACTGTCACAGTTTCTACACCAGTcaaatctgaaaacaaacaatgaTTTAAATTTCTCCATTTCTTACGAGATTGTCAGCGGGATGAAATTCCTGCACAAGAACAACATAGTGCATGGGGATTTGTGCAGCAAAAactgttattttgacaataaCTGGTCCCTAAAGATCAGCGACTGGCATTGCGAAATACTCGAAGCCCGAACCCGAAAACATGTGGACTATGATAATATCAAGAATGTAACCACCTTTGATGATAAAGCGTTCTGGACTGCTCCCGAATTGCTACAGCGGAACGGAGTGGTGACCAAAAGCAGCGATGTCTATAGTTTTGGCATGGCAATGCATGAGATATTTAGCAGAAATGAGCTTTACTCAGAATTCTCAAACAGCAAAAGCCCTGGCGAGGTTCTAGTGGACATCATATCGACGTCTCTGCGACCAAGGTTGTCTTCCAAAACGCCTTACATGGCGCAGGTCATAATGGAGTTGGCGTGGGATAGTGATGCCGAGATTCGGCCATCATTTGCCACAATAGAGGATAAGATAATGAAAACCAGCACCAGAGGACACGTCGTGGTGGACTCTATCATTCACCTTCTGGAGGACTACATCGGCGAACTGGAAGAGACTGTGGAGAAAATAGAAACCAGAGACAAGACGATGTCGCGTGACAAAACACCAGATAAGCAATCGAATCAAACTAAATTACCGGATAAGAATTCGAATGAAGCACCAGTCACCTCAGCTATACGGCTTTCTTCAATGCCGGATGGAAGACCTAAGCCGCTTGAATTTTGTTCAGTGACCGTGGTAGTGTGTAATGTGTACGATTTCCATTCGTTGGTGACGAGATTTCCACCGGGTCTCATTGTCGAGATGCTGACCAAGCTGTTTCAAGCACTCGATGACATAACGCTCAAACTGGACATCTACAGACTCGACTTGTCCTCCACCAGCTACAAGGCTGTGGCCGGCTTGCCAGAGACTTGCGAAAACCACGCACAGATTGCTGCACAGGCGGCTCTGGAGTTTGCGACCGTGGCGCGAACTGTTTTTGTCCATCCACTCACTAAAGAAACCACGAGACTGAAGGTCGGCTTGAGTTCTGGTTCTGTGTTTGTCAGCTGCACAAAGACCGGTAAACAGGGTTGCCGATACTTCTTTTTTGGCGATGCTCTTATGATATCGGCGAAGATGGCTGAATATGCACACAAAACCACAGTGCTTGCGTCGGAGTCGACGAAAGAACTACTTGGTGCAGAGTTCCTCACTGTTCCAAAGTTGGATCTGATCCCTTGG AAAGACACATCACTTAGAACATTCTGGCTGATCGGCAACAAAAACTCGCCAGACAAACAACAGTTGGATTAA